One Vanessa cardui chromosome 4, ilVanCard2.1, whole genome shotgun sequence genomic window carries:
- the LOC124544247 gene encoding uncharacterized protein LOC124544247 has product MGQLPASRVSADRPFRQTGVDYAGPIAMRTSKGRGYRSIKGYICLFICMATKAIHLEAVSDMTSEGFLAAFKRMVARRGHVAELWSDNGSNFVGAEKEIKKLLVAERSSVAQEIASWLSSNGTTWHRIPPYTPHFGGLWEAGIKSTKHHLKRVIGNSTLTFEEMSTVLSQIEACLNSRPLTTLSDDAHDPYPLTPGHFLVGEPLLLVPDANYEKSSITSLRRWQLVQRMTPNFWRRWSNEYLSQFLHRYRWNRHTSEPQIGDVVLVKEENLPPARWLYGVIVEKHTGQDNVTRVVSLKCKDTVIKRPVSKICILPVRN; this is encoded by the coding sequence ATGGGTCAGTTACCAGCGTCTCGAGTTTCCGCTGACAGACCTTTCCGTCAAACTGGAGTAGATTATGCAGGACCTATTGCGATGAGAACCTCAAAGGGTAGAGGTTATCGCTCCATTAAAGGGTACATATGCCTCTTTATATGTATGGCTACTAAAGCCATACATCTTGAAGCTGTTAGTGACATGACCTCTGAAGGATTTTTGGCCGCATTTAAACGTATGGTGGCTAGGCGAGGTCACGTGGCAGAGTTATGGAGTGACAATGGGTCTAATTTCGTAGGTGCTGAAAAGGagattaagaaattattagttGCAGAAAGGTCTAGTGTAGCTCAAGAGATCGCTTCTTGGTTATCATCAAACGGTACTACTTGGCATCGAATCCCACCCTACACTCCACACTTTGGTGGATTATGGGAGGCTGGGATAAAATCAACCAAGCACCATCTTAAAAGGGTGATTGGGAACTCAACCCTGACGTTTGAGGAGATGAGTACCGTTTTGTCCCAAATTGAGGCTTGCCTCAATTCGAGGCCACTGACAACTTTAAGTGATGACGCGCATGATCCATACCCATTAACACCCGGACATTTTCTTGTCGGTGAACCTCTTTTACTTGTTCCGGATGCCAATTACGAAAAGTCATCCATAACTAGTCTCCGAAGATGGCAGCTTGTCCAACGAATGACGCCGAACTTTTGGAGACGGTGGTCGAATGAGTATCTTTCGCAGTTCTTACACCGTTATCGTTGGAATCGTCATACTTCTGAACCTCAAATCGGGGATGTAGTTTTAGTCAAGGAAGAAAATCTTCCTCCCGCACGATGGCTTTACGGCGTTATTGTTGAGAAGCATACTGGTCAGGATAATGTTACGCGTGTTGTCAGCTTAAAATGCAAAGATACAGTCATTAAGAGACCAGTatctaaaatttgtatattaccAGTTAGGAATTAA